A portion of the Anaerolineae bacterium genome contains these proteins:
- the yqeB gene encoding selenium-dependent molybdenum cofactor biosynthesis protein YqeB, whose amino-acid sequence MPLKVLIKGAGDLATGVAYRLHRAGMLIAMTEIPCPTAIRRAVAFAQAVYSGVHVVEGITARRVESLEEIFKAWERGEIPVIVDPETCIRESLKPHVLVDAIMAKRNTGTSINDAPIVIALGPGFTAGADCHAVIETNRGHYLGRVILKGQAQPNTGIPGEVGGETERRVLRAPADGTFRPLKEIGDFVEEGETVAEVNGVAIKARIKGVLRGILYPGLKVRQGMKVGDVDPRGVRDYCFTISDKSLSVAGGVLEAILYLKSLRSIPD is encoded by the coding sequence ATGCCTCTGAAGGTCCTTATAAAAGGCGCTGGAGACCTCGCTACCGGTGTAGCTTACAGGCTTCACCGGGCTGGTATGCTAATTGCGATGACCGAGATACCCTGTCCAACAGCTATAAGAAGAGCTGTAGCTTTCGCTCAAGCTGTTTATTCGGGCGTTCACGTGGTAGAAGGTATAACAGCCCGCCGGGTAGAAAGCCTGGAGGAAATCTTCAAAGCATGGGAAAGGGGTGAAATTCCCGTTATCGTGGACCCTGAAACTTGCATTCGGGAAAGCCTTAAACCTCACGTTCTGGTAGATGCAATTATGGCCAAACGCAATACCGGGACTTCCATAAACGATGCCCCAATAGTCATAGCTCTGGGGCCTGGTTTCACCGCTGGAGCAGATTGCCACGCCGTGATTGAGACCAACCGAGGCCATTATCTGGGCCGGGTAATCCTAAAGGGGCAAGCCCAACCCAACACCGGAATCCCTGGAGAAGTGGGGGGAGAAACAGAACGCCGGGTCCTGCGAGCTCCAGCGGATGGAACTTTCCGCCCTCTGAAGGAGATTGGCGATTTCGTAGAAGAAGGGGAAACAGTCGCAGAAGTAAATGGCGTGGCAATTAAAGCCAGAATCAAAGGGGTGCTCCGGGGTATCCTTTACCCTGGCCTCAAAGTTCGTCAGGGTATGAAAGTAGGGGATGTAGACCCCAGAGGCGTAAGGGATTATTGCTTCACTATATCCGATAAATCACTCTCTGTAGCCGGAGGCGTTTTAGAGGCCATACTTTATCTAAAAAGCTTGCGTTCTATCCCTGACTGA
- the sucD gene encoding succinate--CoA ligase subunit alpha encodes MGILVNKDTRLIVQGITGREGRFHTRKMIEYGTKVVAGVTPGKGGEEVEGIPVFDSVKEAVEATGANTSAIYVPAPFAPDAIYEAADAGIPLIVCITEGIPVQETVKIKSYLKAKGSRLIGPNCPGVITPGEAKVGIMPGHIHIPGPVGIVSRSGTLTYEVVYALTRRGIGQSTAVGIGGDPVVGTDFIEVLSMFEEDPQTKAVVLIGEIGGRDEERAAEFISSNMTKPVVAFVAGRTAPPGKRMGHAGAIIEGGIGTAQEKIEAFKAAGIPVASYPEEVAELVEKCL; translated from the coding sequence ATGGGAATCCTTGTAAATAAAGACACCCGACTTATAGTCCAAGGCATAACGGGTAGAGAGGGCCGTTTCCACACCCGCAAAATGATAGAGTATGGGACCAAAGTGGTGGCAGGAGTTACTCCGGGTAAGGGGGGTGAAGAAGTAGAGGGGATCCCCGTCTTCGACTCAGTTAAAGAAGCTGTTGAGGCTACAGGTGCCAACACCTCCGCAATATATGTCCCTGCCCCCTTCGCTCCCGATGCCATATACGAGGCCGCCGATGCCGGGATACCCCTTATAGTATGCATAACCGAAGGGATCCCAGTGCAGGAAACGGTGAAAATAAAAAGCTACCTCAAAGCCAAAGGGAGCCGGCTCATTGGCCCCAATTGCCCTGGAGTAATAACTCCCGGAGAGGCAAAAGTAGGGATAATGCCAGGACACATTCATATTCCTGGCCCTGTTGGGATTGTCTCCCGAAGCGGAACTCTGACCTACGAAGTAGTCTACGCCTTAACCCGACGGGGCATAGGTCAATCCACCGCTGTCGGAATAGGCGGTGACCCCGTGGTGGGCACTGATTTCATTGAGGTTTTGAGCATGTTTGAAGAAGATCCGCAAACCAAAGCGGTGGTCCTCATCGGAGAAATTGGGGGTAGGGACGAGGAAAGGGCAGCAGAGTTTATTTCCTCCAATATGACCAAACCAGTGGTGGCCTTTGTAGCTGGGCGAACAGCACCTCCAGGAAAAAGGATGGGCCATGCTGGAGCTATCATTGAAGGGGGAATTGGCACAGCCCAGGAAAAAATTGAAGCCTTCAAAGCGGCAGGTATCCCTGTGGCTTCTTATCCCGAAGAAGTAGCTGAACTGGTGGAAAAATGCCTCTGA
- a CDS encoding B12-binding domain-containing radical SAM protein yields MRVLFINPPYNIPIETRASPPLGLAYLTAVSERRGDQVKVWDGEVDPEPLEQILEEFRPEVVGITATTVQIKMAWKTAERVKKVLDVPVVLGGVHPTIMPEESISHPAVDIVVRGEGELTWEELVSSLEKGFDPHALKEISGLTFRTASGEIVSTPDRPVVVDLDSLPFPSYRPFKLHLYTNLQPTIDHLPRGRSFPIMTSRGCPYRCSYCSQISPRRWRMRSPENVLAEWRWLVKEMGALEIGVLDDTFNVDRERVIRICDLLIKEKLNHVPWIMINGIRANLVDKELLRKMREAGCIRVAFGVESGDQRILDEVIHKQLTLEQIRKAFKWAREAGIETIGFFIIGLPGETEETMEKTIRFAIELDPLVANFSIATPFPGTEMYEIVKREGKLLVKDWDDFAFFEGKAHFEMPGMPAELVERKWREAYRRFYLRPRRILKALTRKRTWLDLPRTVKVAWKTLTGYKRGRQNGNPCK; encoded by the coding sequence ATGCGGGTCCTTTTCATAAACCCACCTTACAATATCCCAATTGAAACGAGGGCTTCCCCTCCTCTGGGGCTTGCCTACCTCACCGCTGTTTCCGAACGCCGGGGAGACCAGGTAAAAGTCTGGGATGGGGAAGTGGATCCCGAACCCTTAGAGCAGATCCTGGAAGAATTCAGGCCGGAAGTGGTGGGGATAACAGCCACCACTGTGCAGATAAAAATGGCCTGGAAAACCGCCGAGAGGGTTAAAAAAGTTCTGGATGTCCCGGTAGTGCTCGGAGGGGTTCACCCCACTATCATGCCCGAAGAATCCATTTCCCATCCCGCCGTAGACATAGTGGTGAGGGGAGAAGGAGAACTAACCTGGGAAGAGCTCGTTTCTTCTCTGGAAAAGGGCTTTGACCCCCATGCCCTCAAAGAAATCTCAGGGCTAACTTTTCGCACTGCCTCTGGAGAAATCGTCTCTACTCCCGATAGGCCCGTAGTTGTGGATCTGGACTCCCTCCCGTTTCCCTCGTATCGTCCCTTCAAACTGCACCTTTACACCAACCTTCAGCCCACCATAGACCATTTGCCCAGGGGTAGAAGTTTTCCCATAATGACTTCCAGGGGATGCCCATACCGCTGTTCCTACTGCAGTCAAATAAGCCCACGTCGCTGGAGGATGCGTTCTCCTGAAAACGTCCTGGCCGAATGGCGCTGGCTCGTAAAGGAAATGGGAGCACTGGAGATAGGTGTGCTGGATGATACTTTCAATGTGGATAGGGAAAGGGTCATCCGAATCTGCGACCTACTTATTAAAGAGAAACTCAACCACGTCCCCTGGATAATGATAAATGGGATAAGAGCCAATCTGGTGGATAAGGAACTCCTCCGAAAAATGCGAGAGGCTGGTTGCATCCGGGTGGCTTTCGGGGTGGAAAGTGGCGACCAGCGCATACTGGATGAAGTCATCCATAAACAGCTCACCCTGGAACAAATAAGAAAAGCTTTCAAGTGGGCCAGGGAAGCAGGGATAGAAACTATAGGCTTTTTCATCATAGGGCTCCCCGGTGAAACTGAAGAAACAATGGAGAAAACCATACGTTTCGCTATAGAGCTTGACCCGCTGGTGGCTAACTTCTCTATTGCTACCCCGTTCCCAGGAACTGAAATGTACGAAATTGTGAAAAGAGAAGGGAAGCTTCTCGTTAAAGATTGGGATGATTTTGCCTTTTTTGAAGGCAAAGCCCATTTTGAAATGCCCGGTATGCCTGCCGAACTGGTGGAAAGAAAATGGAGGGAAGCATACCGGCGCTTTTATCTGCGGCCCCGGCGAATCCTCAAAGCCCTTACCCGTAAACGCACCTGGCTCGATTTGCCCAGAACTGTAAAAGTGGCATGGAAAACCTTAACAGGTTACAAACGGGGGAGACAAAATGGGAATCCTTGTAAATAA
- the xpt gene encoding xanthine phosphoribosyltransferase: MEILKERILREGKNLGGGILKVDSFINHQVDPRLMVEVGQELARRFAHLEITKVLTAEISGIAPALTTALALGVPLVYARKTRPITMVNGAYRQLAPSHTKGRMVELMVSVEFLKPGDKVLIVDDFLATGQTIEALVRIVEMSGATLVGIGAVIEKTFEGGRERLRYLNVPIESLVKITDMADGRIVFGE, from the coding sequence ATGGAAATCCTTAAGGAGCGAATACTTAGAGAAGGCAAGAACCTGGGAGGGGGCATCCTGAAAGTTGATAGTTTCATTAACCATCAGGTTGATCCCCGGCTTATGGTGGAAGTAGGCCAGGAACTGGCGCGCCGTTTTGCTCACCTTGAAATAACCAAAGTTCTTACAGCCGAAATTTCTGGCATTGCCCCCGCATTAACCACTGCCCTGGCTCTTGGTGTCCCACTGGTATATGCTCGCAAAACCAGGCCGATAACGATGGTGAATGGGGCTTACCGGCAGCTGGCCCCCTCCCACACTAAAGGCAGGATGGTGGAACTTATGGTGTCTGTGGAGTTCCTGAAGCCGGGAGATAAGGTCCTCATTGTGGACGATTTCCTGGCTACGGGCCAGACTATAGAAGCTCTGGTTCGGATTGTGGAAATGAGTGGAGCTACCCTTGTGGGAATTGGGGCTGTTATTGAGAAAACCTTTGAGGGAGGAAGGGAACGCCTGAGATATCTCAATGTCCCGATAGAGTCCCTCGTCAAGATAACAGACATGGCAGATGGGAGGATAGTTTTCGGAGAATGA
- a CDS encoding PHP domain-containing protein, translating into MKWKIDLHLHTYYSKDGLCSPARVVELSQARGLAKIAITDHNSIVGALEAKKIAPEFVIVGEEVKTKKGELLALFIEEEIPPGLDPLETIRRIREQGGIVGIPHPFDRLRREAMGHYALEIIGEVDFLEGFNARTIFTADDAKAFQVALERGIPVSGGSDAHTPWEIGMAWVEVEPFRGEKELLEVLRKGRITGRRSPLWVHIFSTLAKFRQ; encoded by the coding sequence ATGAAGTGGAAAATTGACCTTCACCTCCACACTTATTATTCAAAGGATGGACTTTGCTCTCCAGCCCGGGTAGTTGAATTAAGCCAAGCCAGGGGTCTCGCAAAAATAGCGATAACCGACCATAACTCTATAGTTGGGGCTCTGGAGGCCAAGAAGATAGCCCCGGAGTTTGTGATAGTGGGTGAAGAGGTAAAAACAAAAAAGGGCGAGCTTTTGGCTCTTTTCATAGAAGAGGAAATTCCCCCGGGCCTTGACCCGCTGGAAACCATCCGTCGCATTAGAGAGCAGGGAGGGATAGTGGGGATTCCCCATCCCTTTGACCGGCTCCGGCGGGAAGCAATGGGCCATTATGCTCTGGAGATCATAGGGGAAGTGGATTTTTTGGAAGGGTTTAATGCGCGAACTATTTTCACTGCTGATGATGCTAAAGCTTTCCAGGTCGCGCTGGAAAGGGGCATTCCCGTTTCAGGGGGGAGCGACGCTCATACTCCTTGGGAGATAGGGATGGCGTGGGTTGAAGTGGAGCCTTTCAGAGGGGAAAAGGAGCTCCTGGAAGTATTGAGGAAAGGGAGAATAACTGGTCGGAGAAGCCCTTTGTGGGTGCATATTTTCTCCACCTTAGCTAAGTTCAGGCAGTAA
- the miaB gene encoding tRNA (N6-isopentenyl adenosine(37)-C2)-methylthiotransferase MiaB: MVPRKYYLWSIGCQMNDADSARAAEALERMGFVRVETPSEADVLLLNTCVVRQSAEDKVRGHLASLKAVKRRRPDAFLAVMGCFVDDAQPLYEQFPYVDLFLRPSDVDGFIKAVKERLALGDGWVRPPLPAPVSVYVPVVYGCDHFCTYCIVRLRRGRQKSRPLEEIATEVEELVKRGAREVILLGQNVNSYGRDLPGKPDLAQLLEAIHPIKGLWRIRFLTSHPADMSPRIIETVAKLPKVCEHFEIPVQSGDDLILKRMVRGYTVAQFRELVRKIRETIPGVSLATDVIVGFPGETEEQFMNTYRLLEEIRFDVVHVAAYSPRPGTAASRLKDDVPPEEKKRRLKLVEELQERISSEINAGLIGKEVEILVEGRRKGRWFGRTRTNKLVFFEDPGNRDGQMVMVKVEEAGSWSLRGRFLRVVSVE, from the coding sequence ATGGTTCCCAGGAAATATTACCTCTGGTCCATAGGTTGTCAGATGAATGACGCTGATTCAGCCAGGGCGGCGGAAGCCTTGGAGCGAATGGGCTTCGTGAGGGTGGAAACGCCCTCTGAAGCTGATGTCCTTTTGCTTAATACTTGCGTGGTCCGCCAGAGCGCCGAAGATAAAGTAAGGGGGCATCTGGCGTCCCTCAAGGCAGTAAAACGCCGCCGGCCTGATGCTTTCCTTGCGGTAATGGGTTGTTTCGTGGACGATGCTCAACCCCTTTACGAGCAGTTTCCCTACGTGGATCTTTTCCTGCGCCCTTCCGATGTGGATGGATTTATCAAGGCTGTAAAAGAGCGGCTGGCTCTAGGCGATGGGTGGGTTAGGCCCCCTCTTCCTGCTCCCGTTTCCGTTTACGTCCCTGTAGTTTATGGCTGTGACCATTTTTGCACCTATTGCATTGTGAGGCTCAGGCGGGGCAGACAGAAGAGTCGTCCTCTGGAGGAAATAGCCACTGAAGTAGAAGAGCTGGTTAAACGCGGAGCAAGGGAAGTAATCCTCCTGGGGCAGAATGTGAACTCTTATGGACGAGACCTCCCCGGGAAGCCGGATCTGGCTCAGCTTCTGGAGGCTATCCATCCGATAAAAGGGCTGTGGCGCATACGTTTTCTTACCTCTCATCCTGCTGATATGAGCCCAAGGATCATTGAGACGGTTGCTAAACTTCCGAAAGTTTGTGAACATTTTGAAATTCCCGTTCAATCCGGAGATGACCTCATCCTCAAGCGTATGGTCAGGGGCTACACGGTTGCTCAGTTCAGGGAATTGGTGCGGAAAATAAGGGAAACTATTCCCGGGGTGAGCCTTGCCACCGATGTCATTGTAGGTTTCCCCGGTGAAACAGAAGAGCAGTTCATGAACACTTATCGTTTGCTGGAGGAGATAAGGTTTGATGTGGTGCACGTGGCAGCTTATTCCCCACGCCCTGGTACCGCTGCCTCTCGCCTGAAGGACGATGTCCCACCTGAAGAGAAAAAGCGCAGGCTTAAGCTTGTGGAGGAACTCCAGGAGAGGATCTCTTCGGAGATAAACGCTGGACTTATCGGCAAAGAGGTGGAAATACTGGTAGAGGGAAGGCGAAAGGGGCGATGGTTCGGAAGAACCAGGACCAATAAGCTAGTCTTCTTTGAGGATCCTGGTAACAGGGATGGCCAGATGGTAATGGTGAAGGTAGAGGAGGCGGGTTCCTGGTCCTTACGGGGGCGGTTTCTCCGGGTGGTTTCCGTGGAGTAA
- the rfbD gene encoding dTDP-4-dehydrorhamnose reductase, with protein MRIAITGSTGQLGRALMEVLREDEVMPLARPECDITWLDSLRDCFRNFKPEVVIHTAAFTNVDGCELEPERAYAVNALGTRNVAVAALECDAAMVYVSTNEVFDGTSSEPYWEFDRPNPVGVYGRSKLAGEQFVREILSRFFIVRTAWLYYHGGNNFVTKIIRAADERGSLRVVTDEVSNPTYALDLAEAISRLIRTKFYGTYHFTNSGYCSRYDFAKLILKLSGRENVPVEPITSKEWVRVAKPPLFTPLRNFAGAQVGITLRSWEEALKAFFDREPGLVKGHGG; from the coding sequence ATGAGGATCGCTATCACTGGGAGCACAGGTCAGCTTGGCCGAGCTCTTATGGAAGTGTTAAGGGAAGATGAAGTTATGCCATTGGCCAGGCCGGAATGCGATATTACCTGGCTGGATTCCCTGAGGGATTGCTTTAGAAATTTCAAGCCTGAAGTTGTGATCCACACCGCTGCTTTTACGAATGTGGATGGATGCGAGCTGGAACCGGAAAGAGCATATGCTGTAAATGCCCTGGGAACCCGCAACGTTGCGGTGGCTGCTCTAGAGTGTGATGCAGCTATGGTTTACGTCAGCACCAATGAAGTCTTTGACGGCACGTCTTCTGAGCCCTACTGGGAGTTCGATCGCCCGAACCCCGTTGGAGTGTATGGCCGGTCAAAATTGGCTGGGGAACAGTTCGTCCGGGAGATCCTCTCCCGCTTCTTTATCGTCCGCACCGCTTGGTTGTATTACCATGGGGGGAATAACTTTGTCACCAAAATAATCCGGGCCGCCGATGAGCGAGGCAGTCTCCGGGTCGTAACGGATGAAGTAAGCAATCCGACCTACGCTCTGGATTTGGCTGAAGCCATTTCCAGGCTTATCCGCACGAAATTTTACGGAACTTACCACTTTACCAACTCCGGCTATTGCTCCCGTTATGATTTTGCTAAGCTTATCTTGAAGCTATCAGGAAGGGAAAATGTGCCGGTAGAACCCATTACCTCTAAAGAATGGGTGAGGGTTGCGAAGCCACCCCTCTTCACTCCGCTGCGGAACTTTGCGGGAGCACAAGTCGGGATAACTTTGAGATCCTGGGAGGAAGCTCTCAAGGCTTTCTTTGATAGGGAGCCGGGCCTGGTGAAAGGCCATGGGGGTTAA
- a CDS encoding glycosyltransferase family 2 protein encodes MGVKISVVIPNWNGEKFLRGCLQSLRGQTFDSFEVILVDNASTDGSLALVEREFPEVKVVRLPRNAGLTGGANAGIKMARGEVIALLNNDAEAHPRWLEALWSALERHPDAGMAASKILLYDRRDIINSAGDFYRLDGIPGNRGVWEKDTGQYDREEYVFAACGGAAAYRKIMLKEIGNFDEDMFMYCEDVDLAWRAQIAGYRCIYTPEAIAYHRLSATGGGKLASFYNGRNFIYVLAKDYPESLFRKYWPLILKAQLKITADALRAWRGEAARARIRGQLAGLMAIPIALSKRKAVYALRRVPDAYLESLLLHPQGGNS; translated from the coding sequence ATGGGGGTTAAAATTTCAGTGGTTATACCCAACTGGAACGGAGAAAAGTTCTTGAGGGGATGCCTCCAATCCCTGAGGGGGCAGACCTTTGATTCTTTTGAGGTTATCCTGGTGGACAATGCTTCCACCGATGGCTCCCTGGCGCTGGTGGAAAGGGAATTCCCAGAGGTTAAAGTGGTGAGGCTTCCCCGGAACGCAGGCCTCACCGGAGGGGCCAATGCCGGGATAAAAATGGCACGGGGTGAGGTGATAGCTCTTTTGAACAACGATGCTGAAGCTCACCCTCGCTGGCTGGAGGCCCTCTGGAGTGCTTTGGAGAGGCATCCAGATGCGGGCATGGCGGCCAGCAAGATTTTGCTTTATGACCGAAGGGATATAATAAATTCCGCAGGGGATTTCTACCGGCTTGACGGGATACCAGGGAACAGGGGTGTCTGGGAAAAGGACACAGGTCAATACGACCGGGAAGAATATGTTTTCGCAGCATGTGGGGGGGCGGCAGCTTACAGGAAAATCATGCTGAAAGAGATAGGAAATTTTGATGAAGATATGTTCATGTATTGTGAGGATGTAGATCTGGCTTGGCGGGCTCAGATAGCCGGCTACAGGTGCATTTACACACCTGAAGCCATCGCTTACCACAGGCTCAGCGCCACAGGTGGAGGGAAGCTGGCCAGTTTCTACAACGGCCGCAATTTCATCTACGTTCTGGCCAAGGATTATCCTGAGAGCCTCTTCCGCAAATACTGGCCTCTCATCCTTAAGGCTCAGCTTAAAATAACAGCCGATGCTTTAAGGGCGTGGCGTGGTGAGGCAGCCAGAGCCCGAATAAGAGGGCAGCTCGCCGGGCTAATGGCCATACCCATAGCACTATCCAAACGCAAAGCCGTTTACGCCCTGCGTCGCGTCCCTGATGCTTATCTGGAGTCTTTGCTTTTACATCCCCAAGGAGGTAATTCGTGA
- a CDS encoding molybdopterin oxidoreductase family protein codes for MKEVRGACPHDCPDTCAFITTVEGGRAVSIRGDPSHPITQGFLCVKLNHYLEWVYNPRRVLYPYRRMGPKGSGQFERITWEEALGLISSRFQEIIARYGPEAIMPYNYSGTLGILNFGSMDRRFFHRLGATRLLYTICSSAGKEGFIATTGAALGPDPEDIPMARLIILWGTNTLTSNPHYWPLIQKARRQGAKLIVIDPRRTRTASLADVHIPVKPGTDSALALGLMHVIIRENLYNADYVRQFTFGFEALKERVASYTPEAVADITGVPVSDIEALARLYAGVPRSLIRLNYGLQRHTNGGMAVRTIACLPGLTGAWLYPGCGALLTTSGAFAINQEKLQRPDLLPHSSRIVNMIHLGKALTELDDPPVKALFVYNSDPANSAPNRELVIKGLMREDLFLVVHDIFFTDTTRFADVVLPATSQLERLDLHTSYGHYYLSLNQPAIEPLGESVSNTELFRRLARAMGFEEECFRDSDEDLVGQALEGIGITWESLKEAGWVRLNIPRPFIPFAEGFPTPSGKLEFYSHRLEKMGLDPLPYYEPLPPSSYPLIFLTPSAHHFLNSSFGAVDSLRAKEGRPEIIIHPHDAEERGISEGDLVRVWNERGECYLWARVSYETIQGVVVSPSIWWESFSPRKTGVNSTTPDLEADLGRGATFYTNYVEIEKAGEE; via the coding sequence GTGAAAGAGGTGAGAGGCGCTTGCCCACACGATTGCCCTGATACTTGCGCTTTCATAACTACAGTGGAGGGTGGACGAGCTGTTTCTATACGTGGTGACCCATCTCACCCCATAACTCAGGGGTTCCTCTGCGTCAAGCTCAACCACTATCTTGAATGGGTTTATAATCCCCGCCGTGTCCTTTACCCGTACCGGAGGATGGGGCCGAAGGGTTCCGGTCAGTTTGAGCGGATAACCTGGGAGGAGGCCCTCGGGCTAATATCTTCCCGTTTTCAGGAAATAATAGCTCGCTACGGCCCAGAAGCGATAATGCCTTACAACTATTCAGGAACCTTAGGGATCCTCAATTTCGGAAGTATGGATAGGAGGTTCTTCCACCGCCTTGGGGCTACCCGTCTCCTCTACACGATCTGCTCTTCAGCGGGAAAGGAAGGCTTCATCGCCACAACAGGCGCGGCTTTAGGGCCCGATCCCGAAGACATACCTATGGCCAGGCTTATAATCCTATGGGGAACCAACACTTTGACCAGCAACCCCCACTACTGGCCTTTGATCCAGAAAGCTCGCCGTCAGGGAGCTAAGCTCATTGTAATAGACCCGCGACGAACCCGAACGGCTTCCTTAGCCGATGTCCATATACCTGTAAAGCCGGGAACTGACAGTGCTCTGGCTCTGGGATTGATGCATGTAATTATCCGGGAAAACCTCTACAATGCTGACTATGTGAGGCAGTTCACTTTTGGCTTTGAAGCCCTTAAGGAAAGAGTAGCTTCCTACACTCCGGAAGCTGTGGCGGATATCACCGGTGTTCCCGTAAGCGATATAGAAGCCCTGGCGAGGCTTTATGCTGGGGTTCCTCGATCCCTCATCCGCCTCAATTATGGCCTTCAACGGCACACCAACGGGGGAATGGCCGTTCGGACTATAGCCTGCCTTCCAGGGCTTACGGGCGCATGGCTCTATCCTGGCTGTGGTGCTTTGCTTACCACCAGCGGTGCCTTTGCCATAAATCAGGAAAAACTCCAGCGGCCAGATCTTCTTCCTCATAGCTCCCGCATCGTTAATATGATTCACCTGGGCAAAGCCCTCACGGAACTTGACGACCCTCCGGTAAAGGCCCTTTTTGTTTACAACTCAGATCCCGCCAACTCAGCCCCTAATCGGGAACTGGTCATTAAAGGGCTTATGCGGGAAGACCTCTTCCTGGTAGTGCATGATATATTTTTCACTGATACCACCCGCTTTGCCGATGTGGTCCTTCCGGCTACAAGCCAGCTTGAGAGGTTAGACCTTCACACTTCTTACGGCCACTACTATTTGAGCCTCAATCAGCCAGCCATAGAACCTCTCGGGGAAAGCGTCAGCAATACGGAGCTTTTCCGCCGGCTGGCCAGAGCCATGGGCTTTGAAGAAGAATGCTTCAGAGATTCCGATGAGGACCTTGTGGGTCAAGCCCTTGAAGGAATTGGGATAACGTGGGAAAGCCTGAAAGAGGCCGGGTGGGTTCGCCTGAACATCCCCAGACCCTTCATCCCCTTCGCTGAAGGGTTCCCAACTCCTTCCGGAAAGCTGGAATTTTACTCCCACCGGCTGGAGAAAATGGGCCTTGATCCGCTTCCCTACTACGAACCCCTTCCCCCAAGCTCTTATCCATTGATTTTCCTAACCCCGAGCGCCCACCACTTTCTTAACTCAAGCTTCGGGGCTGTGGATTCCCTTAGGGCAAAAGAGGGGCGCCCTGAGATCATAATCCATCCCCATGATGCTGAAGAGCGGGGCATCTCCGAAGGAGATCTGGTAAGAGTGTGGAACGAAAGGGGCGAATGTTACCTCTGGGCACGGGTAAGCTATGAAACAATTCAGGGGGTAGTGGTGAGCCCGAGCATATGGTGGGAGAGTTTTTCCCCCAGGAAGACAGGGGTCAATTCCACCACGCCAGACCTGGAAGCCGACCTTGGCCGGGGAGCAACTTTTTACACAAATTATGTGGAAATAGAAAAAGCAGGCGAGGAATAA